The following proteins come from a genomic window of Gehongia tenuis:
- a CDS encoding TetR/AcrR family transcriptional regulator, giving the protein MDSVQQRKELKKQNLVNAAYELFMSKGFNKTSIDEIVMKAKVAKGTFYLYFKDKNEVMKEIVVRISRNILLEAFEKVKANDRGDFVQNVLFFVDNIIEYFKRNKLVLRLIERNFSWPLVKEQMGQIPEDSAFQEMADTLTSNMEGRSQEEVFKLIYVIVATCGSVCYSSIIYGEPDTIDNMKPTLYHIIEQALTK; this is encoded by the coding sequence TTGGATTCGGTACAACAGCGCAAGGAGCTCAAAAAGCAGAACCTGGTGAACGCAGCCTACGAGCTGTTCATGTCCAAGGGCTTCAACAAGACCTCCATTGACGAAATCGTTATGAAGGCCAAGGTTGCCAAGGGCACATTCTATCTTTATTTTAAGGACAAGAATGAGGTAATGAAGGAAATCGTGGTGAGAATCAGCCGCAATATCCTGCTGGAAGCCTTTGAAAAGGTGAAGGCCAATGACCGGGGCGACTTTGTGCAGAACGTTTTGTTCTTTGTGGATAACATCATCGAATATTTCAAACGCAACAAATTGGTGCTGCGGCTCATTGAACGAAATTTTTCCTGGCCGCTGGTCAAGGAGCAGATGGGACAGATCCCGGAGGATTCGGCATTTCAGGAGATGGCCGATACGCTGACCAGCAATATGGAGGGCCGTTCCCAGGAGGAAGTGTTCAAGCTTATCTATGTGATCGTGGCCACCTGCGGGTCGGTGTGCTATTCATCCATCATCTATGGAGAGCCGGACACCATTGACAACATGAAACCTACGCTCTACCACATCATTGAGCAGGCGCTGACAAAATGA
- a CDS encoding MATE family efflux transporter, with protein MARDMTEGSVLKTILTFATPILIGQILQMTYNLVDSIIVGRFIGEMQLASVAATYTTVTLFNALITGFTIGTSVIIAQFFGAKKFDDLRKTFSTTYICILLAGILMAGVVFVAARPLLLHVLDTPLSILDDAVLYLRVYYSGALFVFMYNLLADSLRAMGDSLRPLWFLFISCVINIVLDLLFVVVFHWGVAGAAFATILAQAFACLAALLYVRRHYTIMWFKLREIKFHRHYFGLAIKLGIPEAFQKVVMSVCFMWQQRLVNSFGPVTIAAFLAGQRVDQLLGMPIIVLGSAIAPFTGQNIGAGKMDRIFEGRKRLFTMSFLVCLVCAPILILIGRPLLSLFVADAQSEVITQAYQYLLCIVPFFFFQVFNSVTSGVMRGAGDVKYTTFLSFTSLFARIGAAYFMVYVLKMGYIGIWLSTGVGFAICVLPNFLRFRSRRWMTKAIVRPAPLQTETEKTA; from the coding sequence TTGGCCAGGGACATGACCGAGGGTTCCGTGCTCAAGACCATACTCACCTTTGCAACGCCCATTCTCATCGGACAAATTCTGCAGATGACCTACAATCTGGTGGATTCCATCATCGTGGGCCGCTTCATTGGAGAAATGCAGCTGGCGTCCGTAGCCGCGACCTATACCACAGTCACTTTGTTCAACGCCCTCATCACGGGCTTCACCATCGGCACCTCCGTGATCATCGCCCAGTTTTTTGGTGCGAAGAAATTTGATGATCTGCGCAAGACTTTTTCTACAACTTACATCTGCATTCTGCTGGCCGGCATTCTCATGGCGGGCGTGGTCTTTGTCGCCGCCCGGCCCCTGCTCCTCCATGTGCTGGACACACCGCTGTCCATTCTGGACGACGCGGTGCTCTATTTGAGAGTCTATTACAGCGGCGCGCTGTTCGTGTTCATGTACAACCTGCTGGCCGATTCTCTGCGGGCCATGGGCGATTCCCTGCGGCCGCTGTGGTTTTTATTTATCTCCTGTGTGATCAATATCGTGCTGGATCTTCTGTTTGTGGTGGTGTTCCATTGGGGCGTGGCCGGCGCGGCCTTCGCTACCATCCTTGCTCAGGCCTTTGCCTGTCTCGCAGCTCTCCTCTATGTCCGCCGCCATTATACCATCATGTGGTTCAAGCTTCGGGAGATCAAGTTTCACCGGCATTATTTCGGCCTGGCTATCAAGCTGGGGATCCCCGAGGCCTTTCAAAAGGTGGTCATGTCCGTTTGCTTCATGTGGCAGCAGCGCCTGGTCAACAGCTTTGGTCCGGTGACCATCGCCGCCTTCCTGGCGGGCCAGCGGGTGGACCAGCTTTTGGGCATGCCCATCATCGTGCTTGGCAGCGCCATCGCCCCCTTCACCGGCCAAAACATCGGGGCGGGCAAGATGGACCGCATCTTCGAGGGCCGCAAACGGCTTTTTACCATGTCCTTTCTGGTATGCCTTGTCTGTGCACCCATCCTGATCCTTATCGGGCGGCCTTTGCTGTCCCTTTTTGTCGCCGACGCCCAATCGGAAGTCATCACCCAGGCCTATCAATACCTCCTTTGCATCGTGCCCTTCTTCTTCTTCCAAGTCTTCAACAGCGTGACCAGCGGCGTGATGCGGGGCGCGGGAGACGTGAAGTATACAACCTTCCTGTCTTTCACCAGCCTGTTCGCCCGGATCGGTGCGGCCTACTTCATGGTCTATGTACTGAAAATGGGTTATATCGGCATCTGGCTGTCCACCGGTGTGGGCTTTGCCATCTGCGTACTGCCCAATTTCCTTCGTTTTCGCTCGCGGCGTTGGATGACCAAGGCCATCGTGCGCCCGGCGCCTCTCCAGACGGAAACAGAAAAGACGGCCTAG